The genomic segment CGGTGAGGGCAGACAGCTGGTCAGCAGGGAACTCTACCTTTGGTGTGCACTGAGAAATGAGGGGAATGATGGTCTTCCCAGCATGACCTCCAATGACTGGAACATTGACACGAGCTGGGTCAAGGCCTTTAAGCTCTGCCACAAATGTGTTGGCTCTGACAATGTCCAAGGTTGTGACGCCAAACACTCTGTTGGGGTTGTACACTCCGTGCTTCTTCATGACCTCTGCAGTAATAGGGATGGTGGAGTTAACTGGGTTAGCGATAATGCAGATCATGGCTTCGGGGCAGTTGCGGGCGCAGGCATCAGCCAAGGTGGCTACGATGGTGGCGTTGGTGTTGAATAGGTCGTCACGGGTCATGCCGGGCTTTCTGGGCACACCGGCCGGAATGACCACGACATCGCAGCCCTGCAGAGCGGCGTTGAGCTGGTCGGGGCCCATGTGACCGGTCACCTGGGCCCTGGTCTCGATGTGGCTCAGGTCAGCGGCCACACCGGGCGTGTGGGCGATATCATAGAGGGAGAGTTGGCTCACCAGTGGGCtgttcttcagcagcagagacagcGGCTGGCCTATGCCGCCTGAAGCGCCGAGCACCGCCACCTTCGCGTTGTTCTGCGACGAAGTGGACAAGCTCCGGGCGAGGCTGACTGTGGGTCTCACTGCACGGGAAAACATCTTCTTTG from the Acanthochromis polyacanthus isolate Apoly-LR-REF ecotype Palm Island chromosome 12, KAUST_Apoly_ChrSc, whole genome shotgun sequence genome contains:
- the mdh2 gene encoding malate dehydrogenase, mitochondrial, which encodes MFSRAVRPTVSLARSLSTSSQNNAKVAVLGASGGIGQPLSLLLKNSPLVSQLSLYDIAHTPGVAADLSHIETRAQVTGHMGPDQLNAALQGCDVVVIPAGVPRKPGMTRDDLFNTNATIVATLADACARNCPEAMICIIANPVNSTIPITAEVMKKHGVYNPNRVFGVTTLDIVRANTFVAELKGLDPARVNVPVIGGHAGKTIIPLISQCTPKVEFPADQLSALTGRIQEAGTEVVKAKAGAGSATLSMAYAGARFTFSVLDAMNGKEGVVECAFVMSEETECKYFSTPLLLGKNGIEKNLGLGKLSAFEEKLVADAMDELKGSIKKGEDFVAKMK